AAATTATTAAAACATACAAGCCGCGGAACGCCTTATGAAAATATATCGCGTGCCGAAAAAACTCAAGACGATCGTTTTCGACATCGATTCGACGCTGTATACGAACGAAGCGTACGTATCTCACCAAAGCGAAGTCCAGCTCCGCCGCTTCGCCAACGTGCGCGGCATATCCGAAAGAGAAGCCCGGACGATGTTCGACGATTACCGAAGCGAATGGTCGAAAACGCACGGCGGGAAAAAAATCAGCGAAAGCAATACGTTAGCCGCGCTCGGCATTCCGATCGAAACGACCGTCGTATGGCGGAACGAGCTCATCGAACCGGCAGATTTTTTATCGCGCGACGAAAAGCTCATCGCCGTTTTGCAGACGCTTAAAAAATCGTACGCGCTCGTCTGCGTTACGAACAATCCCGTAAGTGTCGGACGTAAAACGCTTTCCGTACTCGGCGTCGAAGACTGCATCGCTTACGTCATCGGACTCGATACGTTCGGAAAATCGAAACCCGCGCGGGAACCCTTCGAAGAAGCCGCACGCAAAACGGAGGCGGCAATCGAAGAATGCCTCAGCGTCGGAGACCGCTACGACATCGATATCGTTCTGCCGCTTGACCTGGGCATGGGAGGAATCCTCGTCGACGGCGTTTCGGACGTGTACGAACTGCCGAATGTGTTGAATTTTCCGCGTAAATAATTTTTCGGCGGACAAATTGTTTTTATTTCGTTTACCGTGTATAATATGAAGATATGAGGTCTATCGTGAAAATCAAAAAGCTTGAGCAGACAATCGAATTTACGAGCGACGGCAGCCTCCGCTTCTTTTTTATCGGGACGGGAAGCGCCTTTGCGAAAAAGTATTTTCAAAACAACGTGCTGATCATAAAAGGCAAAGATCACGTGCTCGTCGACTGCGGAGCCGTCTGTCCCTACGCGATGTACACCTATCATTCGTCCATCGCGTCCGTAAGAAATTTGCTCATCACGCATTCGCACGCGGATCACATAGGCGGGCTCGAAGAAGTGGCGCTCGTCGGCCGCTACACGACGAAGATCCGTCCGAAGATGGTCATCACCGATCAATATAAAAAAATTTTATGGAACCAATCGCTCAAAGGCGGCTGCGCATACGGCGAATACACCGACGGCGCCTTTATGACCTTTGAAGATTATTTCGACCAGATAACGCCGCGTCAAATCGCGCGCCTCCCGCGCCCGCTCTACGAAGCGAACGTCGGCTCCATCAATATCAAACTCTACCGCACACATCACATCCCGGACAAAACCGGTTCATGGCGTACGTCTTTTTATTCCGTCGGCGTGCTGATCGACGACCGCATCCTCTTTCCGGGCGACACGCAGTTCGACAGGGAGCTCCTCGACTGGATGTGCGGTTCGTACGATGTCGAATACATCTTTCACGATTGTCAATTTTTCCCCGGAGGAGTACACGCGTATTACGAAGACTTGAAAACGCTTCCGGCCGACATGAAAAAGAAAATGCTTTTGTGCCACTACGGCGACAACGTCGATCAGTACGACGCGAAAAAAGACGGCTTTGCGGGATTCACAAAGCGCGGCGTCTATTACGATTTCGGAAAATAACGCATCTCTTGCAGACGCGCAAAAAATAGATTTGGTCCATTAGCTCACCTGGATAGAGCGATTGCCTCCTAAGCAATAGGTAACGCGTTCGAATCGCGTATGGGCCGTAATTATTAATTATTAAAATTCGGAAATAGGGCGTTGCGGGCTTCGCCCGCCGGTGCCTGCGCAATTCCGCTTCCGCTCCAGCCGCCTCGCTCGTATACTTCGCTCCGGCGACCGCTTCGCGTTGCTCCGGCGCCTAACGCGTGCGCCCAAGCCCGCGCATTTTTTGCAAAATGTCACACAAAACCCTAATCACAAAACCCTAGTCTTGACGCAAAAAAAATCTTTTACTATACTGACGCCGTAACCGGGGTGGAAACGGCAGTGCCGCGACCTGAGATTATACCCGCAGAATACCGTACGGTATTCCAACCTGATCCGGATAATGCCGGCGGAGGAAGACTATGAACGCTCATCGTTTTATTCTTTCAATTTTATTTTTTACCAATCTTTTCGTATCGGCTGCGTGCAGTAAAAAAACTGTCGCGCAGAATGCACAAAAAAAGGAAGTCGTCATCTACACTTACGACTCCTTTATGAGCGAATGGGGCCCCGGAAGCGCGATCGCAAGCGGCTTTGAAAAAGCGACGGGCTTTTCCGCCGTATACGTAAACTGCGGAGACGGGGCGCAGATCCTTTCGAAAGCCGTCCTCGAAAAAAACAAAGTGCAGGCGGACGTGCTCCTCGGCATCGACAACAATTTAATACATAAAGCGAAAAAAGAAAACGTCCTCACGCCTTTTAAGCCCGAAGGCGCGGACGACCTCATCCCCTCGGAGCTTTCCGACGGATTGGGCGGCAACTGGCTCCTTACACCCTACGACTGGAGCAAATTCGCGATCATCTACGACACGCAGTCGAATACGCCCGCGCCGAAGAGCCTTAAAGATTTAACAAAGAGCGAATACGCAAAAAAACTCATCCTCATGGATCCGAGAACGAGTA
This Treponema socranskii subsp. buccale DNA region includes the following protein-coding sequences:
- a CDS encoding HAD family hydrolase, producing the protein MKIYRVPKKLKTIVFDIDSTLYTNEAYVSHQSEVQLRRFANVRGISEREARTMFDDYRSEWSKTHGGKKISESNTLAALGIPIETTVVWRNELIEPADFLSRDEKLIAVLQTLKKSYALVCVTNNPVSVGRKTLSVLGVEDCIAYVIGLDTFGKSKPAREPFEEAARKTEAAIEECLSVGDRYDIDIVLPLDLGMGGILVDGVSDVYELPNVLNFPRK
- a CDS encoding MBL fold metallo-hydrolase, producing the protein MRSIVKIKKLEQTIEFTSDGSLRFFFIGTGSAFAKKYFQNNVLIIKGKDHVLVDCGAVCPYAMYTYHSSIASVRNLLITHSHADHIGGLEEVALVGRYTTKIRPKMVITDQYKKILWNQSLKGGCAYGEYTDGAFMTFEDYFDQITPRQIARLPRPLYEANVGSINIKLYRTHHIPDKTGSWRTSFYSVGVLIDDRILFPGDTQFDRELLDWMCGSYDVEYIFHDCQFFPGGVHAYYEDLKTLPADMKKKMLLCHYGDNVDQYDAKKDGFAGFTKRGVYYDFGK
- a CDS encoding thiamine ABC transporter substrate-binding protein; the protein is MNAHRFILSILFFTNLFVSAACSKKTVAQNAQKKEVVIYTYDSFMSEWGPGSAIASGFEKATGFSAVYVNCGDGAQILSKAVLEKNKVQADVLLGIDNNLIHKAKKENVLTPFKPEGADDLIPSELSDGLGGNWLLTPYDWSKFAIIYDTQSNTPAPKSLKDLTKSEYAKKLILMDPRTSTPGLGFAAWTLAVFGSDYERYWQELKPSVLTMASGWSSGYGLFTKGEAPLVVSYVTSPAYHVYADKTDRYRALVFDEGHVEQIEGAGIVKGAPNAEGAKAFIAYLIGNEAQNAIPLTQWMYPANKTVVLPECYALATPPESKTLTYDALAVEKAVPHIIEALGK